The DNA region TAATGAAGCCGTGACCGATACTATTGACGAGTGTTTCGATAAAGCTTTAAGCTCAGAAGAAAAAGAACAATTTGTAGCTATGATAAAAAAGATAAGGAAAGAATTGGAGTCATAAATATAATATTATTTTATACATATAGTTCTATATAGTACAATAATTTTATATAAATAGTTCTATATAGAACTAATAAGACTATTATATTTACTAGATTCTAATGAAGGAGGAATATGATGGAACAAGGTAGAATTAAATTAATGGAAAGTACTCCAGTAAGGAGTGCCATATGGAAGTTGGCTTTACCAACAATGATAGCTATGGCAGTACAAATGATATATAGTTTGACAGATACTTTTTTCATTGGTCAGACCAATGACCCTAATCTTATTGCGGCACTTAGTCTTGCCACACCAATATTTATGTTGAATCAAGCTATAGGTAATATTTTTGCCAATGGTACATCAAGTTACATTTCGCGAAAATTAGGGGGGAAAGATAAGGAAGAAGCTAATCATGCTAATTCAGTCGCATTCTATACTGCCATATTCATAGGTGTGATTTTTACCATATTGTTACTTGTTTTTAGAGAACCGATACTTGGGGTGATAGGAACAAGTATAGACACATACCAACCTACAAAAGAGTATTATACAATAATTGTCGCTTTCGCTACACCTCTAATTCTTCAAACAGCCATGTCGGGATTAGTGAGGAGTGAAGGTGCAACAGGAAGTGCAATGTTCGGAATGTTGCTTGGTATTTGTCTTAATATTATTCTTGATCCTATATTTATTTTAGTATTAGATATGGGAGTAGCTGGAGCTGCTTGGGCTACAGTTATAGGTGCAATTGTAGGAACTCTATATTTCATTATACATTTTATGGGGAAGAAAACAATTTTATCTATACATCCAAAGCAATTCAAACCAAGTAAAATTATTTATTCAGAAACATTCAAGATAGGTATACCAGCTGCGCTTTCTACTGCGGTAATGAGTGTTTCTTTCATTGTGATAAATATTATTGCAGTAGGATATGGAGATATTATAGTTGCTGCAAACGGAATCTTTTTAAGAGTATCCAACATGGTAGTCATGTTGGTTATGGGACTAACACAAGGGTATCAACCTTTTGCAGGATATAATTATGGTGCAAATGATTTTTCAAGATTGAAAAAAGGATTTATCTACACGATTATCTATTCAACATTTATCTCAGTCTTCTTTACATTTCTTTTTGGTTTGTTAGGGGGGAATTTAGTGGGTCTATTCATTAACGATAAAGAAACTATTGAAGCAGGTACACAAATACTTCATGCGTTCAATTGGTGCGTACCTTTTATCGGATTTCAATTTACCATGATGGTAACTTTCCAGGCCACTGGTAAAGCGCTTAAATCTATGTTATTGGCTTTAGGAAGACAGTTGATTATCTATATGCCTTTGCTTTTCATATTCAACACTCTATTTGGATTTGATGGATTTATCTTTGCTCAACCTACAGCAGATATATTGACTACAATTGTAGCTGTGGTGATGAGTGTCTCGTTTATTAAAGAGATGAATGATTTAGATGAAAAAGGAACAAAAATTTCCATGGTTCCCAACCAAATGAACTAGGAGATAGTCTTCCAATAATTTTAGCTTTTCCATAATCAATCGCTCCTTTTATTTTTATAATCGAACTGTTATAATAATCATAAAATAGTTTCGTATATTATACAAGTATGCACTTATTAGTTAGATACTATCAAAAAGGAGAGTATTGATGCCAAAAATCAAAGAAAGAAAATACCAATTTGAATTTGATGTATGATTGGGGACTAGAAAATATGGAAGGAGTCTAATATCTAGTGTACTGATAGATAAAAATGTTATTTGAAAGAGGTGAACTCGTTAATGAGAATAGAACGATTTAATTCCTCGGAGCAGTTAATATAATCTGATAGCAGATTGTGCCGAGGATATGTAATATGTTATCAGTTAACTGCACCGTTTATAGGCATATAAACCAAATAATGAAAAGGAGCAGTTATTATGAATTCATTAGAATTGAAGTGTTATTGGAAATCTGAAGAAGCCCATAGTTTTCAAGGATGGGATTTCTCATATATAAAAGGAAGATGGGACTGTGAGGAATTGCCATGGGATTATGGTTCTATTGTATTGACATATTTAAAAGATACTTATAGGTTATTGGATATGGGCACTGGTGGAGGTGAGTTCATACTGACTCTCAATCATCCATATCATTTAACTTCTGTTACTGAAGGGTATCCTCCAAACGTCAAGCTTTGTAAAGAAAAGCTTGAACCCAAGGGAATTACTGTAAAACAGGTGTATGAAGATGATAAACTACCTTTTGCTGAAAACACTTTTGATATGATAATTAACCGACATGAATCCTTTGATTCTTCTGAGGTAAGTCGTATATTAAAGAAGGAAGGGTATTTTATTACCCAACAGGTTGGTGGAGAAAATGATTATGATCTGTCAAATAGATTGATAGATGATTTCCAACCACAATTTCCTAAACATACATTAATCAATAACGAAAATGCATTGAAAAAGCACGGATTCAAAATATTGGAATCCCAAGAAATATATACTCCTATATATTTTTATGATGTAGGTGCTTTGGTATATTTTGCAAAAATTATTGAATGGGAATTTCCTGGATTCTCAGTGGATAAATATTTCGATAATTTATGTGAAATAAAAGAAGATATTGATGAAAAAGGTTTCATTGAAGGTACTGAGCATAGATTTCTTTTAATCGCACAAAAGCAATGATACGTGTAAATAGGTATGGAATGATTAGTTGGATAAGGCATAGATAAAGAAAGTCATATAGACTATATATGATAATTCATAAGGTGTACTTGTTAGAATAATAAAAGAGAGGTTGGACCATGGAAAAGCAAGAGCAGAAACACAAGAGACGTATTAGATATAAAGGGACTCATCCTAGATCGTATAAAGAAAAATATAAGGAACTACAGCCAGAAAAATATTCTGGTACTGTGGCAAAAGTAATAAGTAAGGGAAGTACACCAGCAGGTATGCATATATCCATATGTGTTAAAGAGATATTGGATTTCTTGAAAATCACTCCTGGAAAAGTAGGATTGGATGCTACACTGGGTTATGGTGGGCATTCATTAGAGATGCTAAAATGTCTAGAGTTAAAGGGACATTTGTATGCATTAGACGTAGATCCTATTGAGATAGTACGTACTAGAGAGCGATTAGAGAAGTTAGGATATGATGATAAGATTTTAACTATCAAGGAATTGAATTTTTCTAATATAGATCAAGTAGTAGCAGAGTCAGGACCGTTGGATTTCGTGTTAGCTGATCTAGGTGTATCTTCAATGCAGATAGATAATCCCGAGAGAGGATTCTCATACAAAAATGAAGGACCACTAGACTTGCGTATGAATCCTAAAAAAGGAATTTCTGCTGCAGAAAGATTAAAAAATATTTCAAAAGATGAGTTAAAAGGTATGTTGACAGAGAATGCGGATGAACCATATGCTGAAGAAATTTCTCGTGCTATAACTTCAGAAATAAAAAAAGGAACGGATATTTCAACAACTAATCAGCTCCAAAATATAATCAAAGATGTTCTCGATTTCATTCCAAAAGATAAAAAGAAAGAAGAGATAAAAAAATCTTGCCAACGTACTTTTCAGGCATTACGAATTGATGTTAATAATGAATATGAAGCCTTATATGAATTTTTGGAGAAGTTACCTGATGTTCTTGCTGAAGGGGGACGTGTTGCTATATTATCTTTTCATTCAGGAGAAGATCGTCTTGTTAAAAAGTCTTTTAAGCGGTTTTTACGTGAGGGCGTCTACAAAGAAATTGCTCCTGAGATTATTAGACCGTCAGCAGAAGAATGTCGCATTAATAGTCGTGCTCGTTCTACTAAAATGCGTTGGGCTATAAAAGCATAATATATGAGTATAATTATATAAATATTTATATACCCCAATAGTTAATATGAAATGTTGCTGTAAAATAAACAGTGTATTTTACAGCAATTTTTTTCTATTAAAATTATTTCATTATATATATTGTATTAGATAATGTATTCTCGTAGTTAATTATTTTGCTTTAACTATATAATTGCTGTAAGGGATATCTGTAAAGACATATCTTCCATCTTCGTCACAAGTTGTATATTTTATCGGAATAAGTTTCTTATTGTCTTCAACTTTATATAAGACTACTACCGCATTAGAAATCATTTTACCTTTACTATTTGTTATCTGACCTGTTATTCTAGTTGATGATCTTTTCGGTTTAAGAATTACATCTATATTGTATATTCTATTTGAATCAATGAGTTCTATATATTTGTTGTATGTAGTATAATTAGCATCATTAATATATACCATATATTCATCTCGTGGAATGCCAGAAAAAACAAATTGACCATATTCATTGGAAACAGTTGTTTTAAATATACATTTACTATTAGAACAACAAACAGTCAATAGATATACGATAATTCCTTCTACAGGATTATTGTATTTATCCTTAATATGTCCAGAGATAAGGGCTTTCTTTGAAATGGGAAGTTTCTTAAGTGCTACATTGTATCTATATCTTTTACTGCATATTTCCAATAATTCACTAATGTTGGTTTTATATCCTAATTTCTTAATCACGATTCTTGCTTCATGTTTATGTTTAACCCCATAGTAATTATATCTTCCATCTTTGGAGGTATATACAGAACCTATTTTTTTATCGTTTTTATTGAAAAACATGACATTTGCATTTTCTATAGGTCTTCTACATAAGTCTGTTATACATCCATATATAAGAGAATTCTTGTAATAAGTGTTTTTCTCAAGTTGAAGGTTTAGAACTATTTCAGGAAAATCTTCTGTAATGACTCCTACATCCGATTGAGCCAATATATATTTATCCATATTAAGACCTCACATATATTATTTAATAATGATAATTAATCTATATATCATCACTATCATAAATTAAATTTCCTATTAATATATTATAAATGGCATAAATAATATATGCCATTTATTTGGAGTAACTATAATATTTGATTCTATTGATACTGTATTCAACAGAATTTTTTAATAGAATAAGGAAAATATACTTTTTATTTTCCTTGGAATCTTTTATGAAGCGTAGCCTCTTTGTTTTGTATCTATTGAACAGTTCTATACATCAGTTTTTAGCTTATTTGCTTTAACTTTGTAGTGACCTTCAGGAACTTGCTCAAACAGATATAATCCATCGTTATTGGTCAGAGTTTTTCTTATGGGAACTAAATATTCCCTTTCTTCCGAGTCTTCGTAGATTTGGAATAATATAACAAATGCTTCGGCTATAGGTAAGCCTTCTGAATCATTAATGATACCATTTATTGTTCCTTTTCTGGTTTCAGGGTCTACAAGCATTGTCAAGTTAATATTTCTGACTTTATCTTGTTGCTCTATAATAAATGATACTTCTGTAGTATAATAACCAAG from Vallitalea longa includes:
- the rsmH gene encoding 16S rRNA (cytosine(1402)-N(4))-methyltransferase RsmH — translated: MEKQEQKHKRRIRYKGTHPRSYKEKYKELQPEKYSGTVAKVISKGSTPAGMHISICVKEILDFLKITPGKVGLDATLGYGGHSLEMLKCLELKGHLYALDVDPIEIVRTRERLEKLGYDDKILTIKELNFSNIDQVVAESGPLDFVLADLGVSSMQIDNPERGFSYKNEGPLDLRMNPKKGISAAERLKNISKDELKGMLTENADEPYAEEISRAITSEIKKGTDISTTNQLQNIIKDVLDFIPKDKKKEEIKKSCQRTFQALRIDVNNEYEALYEFLEKLPDVLAEGGRVAILSFHSGEDRLVKKSFKRFLREGVYKEIAPEIIRPSAEECRINSRARSTKMRWAIKA
- a CDS encoding class I SAM-dependent methyltransferase yields the protein MNSLELKCYWKSEEAHSFQGWDFSYIKGRWDCEELPWDYGSIVLTYLKDTYRLLDMGTGGGEFILTLNHPYHLTSVTEGYPPNVKLCKEKLEPKGITVKQVYEDDKLPFAENTFDMIINRHESFDSSEVSRILKKEGYFITQQVGGENDYDLSNRLIDDFQPQFPKHTLINNENALKKHGFKILESQEIYTPIYFYDVGALVYFAKIIEWEFPGFSVDKYFDNLCEIKEDIDEKGFIEGTEHRFLLIAQKQ
- a CDS encoding MSCRAMM family protein, coding for MDKYILAQSDVGVITEDFPEIVLNLQLEKNTYYKNSLIYGCITDLCRRPIENANVMFFNKNDKKIGSVYTSKDGRYNYYGVKHKHEARIVIKKLGYKTNISELLEICSKRYRYNVALKKLPISKKALISGHIKDKYNNPVEGIIVYLLTVCCSNSKCIFKTTVSNEYGQFVFSGIPRDEYMVYINDANYTTYNKYIELIDSNRIYNIDVILKPKRSSTRITGQITNSKGKMISNAVVVLYKVEDNKKLIPIKYTTCDEDGRYVFTDIPYSNYIVKAK
- a CDS encoding MATE family efflux transporter, translated to MEQGRIKLMESTPVRSAIWKLALPTMIAMAVQMIYSLTDTFFIGQTNDPNLIAALSLATPIFMLNQAIGNIFANGTSSYISRKLGGKDKEEANHANSVAFYTAIFIGVIFTILLLVFREPILGVIGTSIDTYQPTKEYYTIIVAFATPLILQTAMSGLVRSEGATGSAMFGMLLGICLNIILDPIFILVLDMGVAGAAWATVIGAIVGTLYFIIHFMGKKTILSIHPKQFKPSKIIYSETFKIGIPAALSTAVMSVSFIVINIIAVGYGDIIVAANGIFLRVSNMVVMLVMGLTQGYQPFAGYNYGANDFSRLKKGFIYTIIYSTFISVFFTFLFGLLGGNLVGLFINDKETIEAGTQILHAFNWCVPFIGFQFTMMVTFQATGKALKSMLLALGRQLIIYMPLLFIFNTLFGFDGFIFAQPTADILTTIVAVVMSVSFIKEMNDLDEKGTKISMVPNQMN